The Triticum aestivum cultivar Chinese Spring chromosome 7B, IWGSC CS RefSeq v2.1, whole genome shotgun sequence genome window below encodes:
- the LOC123159389 gene encoding probable inactive nicotinamidase At3g16190 encodes MPSHLALLSCLLVLLLSLDKFLLHYLKRWLSGGGSIIPRIPTGAFSPRSHRTMAAAGKWSETAMLIIDMQKDFVDPAMGSPMLVAGGEAVVPAVAEAVAVARERGIFVVWVVREHDPSGRDVELFRRHLYSGGKGPTVKGLKGAELADGLFIKEGDYKLVKTRFSAFFATHLDSVLKTQGIKNLVIVGVQTPNCIRQTVYDAVELDYEKVIVLIDATAAARPDIHLANIRDMKTISVETPTLEEWRR; translated from the exons ATGCCCTCGCATCTGGCGCTGCTGTCGTGCCTGCTGGTGCTGCTCCTCTCCCTCGACAAGTTCCTCCTCCACTACCTCAAGCGCTGGCTCTCCGGCGGCGGCAGCATAATCCCCCGGATCCCGACCGGCGCCTTCAGCCCGCGCTCGCACCGAACCATGGCGGCCGCCGGCAAGTGGAGCGAGACGGCCATGCTCATCATCGACATGCAG AAGGATTTCGTGGACCCGGCGATGGGTAGCCCGAtgctggtcgccggcggcgaggccgtAGTCCCCGCCGTCGCTGAGGCCGTCGCCGTGGCGCGGGAGCGCGGCATCTTCGTCGTTTGG GTTGTCAGAGAGCATGACCCTTCTGGAAGAGATGTTGAACTTTTCCGCAGACACTTGTACTCTGGAGGGAAGGGTCCGACAGTGAAAGGTTTGAAAGGTGCAGAGCTGGCTGACGGGCTTTTTATCAAAGAGGGCGACTACAAGTTGGTGAAGACAAGATTTAGTGCTTTCTTTGCGACGCACCTGGATTCTGTTCTTAAAACACAAGGAATAAAGAACTTGGTAATTGTTG GTGTTCAAACGCCAAATTGCATTCGGCAGACTGTCTACGATGCTGTGGAATTGGACTATGAGAAAGTTATTGTCCTTATTGATGCAACAGCTGCTGCTAGGCCAGATATCCATTTGG CAAATATCAGAGATATGAAGACCATCAGTGTGGAAACACCAACCTTGGAAGAGTGGCGCCGTTAA